The following proteins are encoded in a genomic region of Corylus avellana chromosome ca4, CavTom2PMs-1.0:
- the LOC132179974 gene encoding protein EXECUTER 1, chloroplastic isoform X2: MASISPPTPHNLNFSIPKFPSRRPFYPSPSHPFSLCRCRCHHHNPSSDNSVRWRWDSALHDVVSTAFKRFDSYFNSTKKEPRVVRTAAEEEEDDDWDWDRWRKHFDAIDAQERLVSILKSQLGRAVYTEDYEDAARLKVAIAAAATNDTVGRVMSHWNKAIEEERFQDAAYMRDSAGAGLVGWWAGISKNINDPHGLIIRITAEHGRYVARSYSPRQLATATAGIPLFEIFLTVNKRGEYKQQAVYLKRRGVFRDSPTVRSKPLDATSSLNPLDSTEDKSDLLVVNSEDPEDGDDRDDSSDLAEGISSFQNILRDMIPGVKVKVLKVTAPGKVDRDLISKVIEQIIEEEDEEKDNEIESVEAEDEVNEISDLERDDIEMDADPGIIESEERNEIAVKVVVGGLAQKLSNSVPTKDLLRVPANLEKKGRLSFSFSIEKNINEQDSGGKEQASVDKSAKLRGQRSIDHVMFDLAKFIGREKIPLKVLKDVGELINLTLSQAQNYQPLSGSTTFNRIELPTSLDPLNGLYIGAHGLYSSEVIHLRRKFGQWQEDGGKKEPSDLEFYEYVEATKLTGDPYVPAGMFVLLIQ, encoded by the exons ATGGCTTCCATATCTCCTCCGACCCCCCACAACCTGAACTTCTCAATCCCCAAATTCCCATCCAGAAGACCATTCTACCCCTCCCCTTCCCACCCCTTCTCCCTCTGCCGCTGCCGGTGCCACCACCACAACCCCTCCTCCGACAACTCCGTGCGCTGGCGATGGGACTCTGCGCTCCACGACGTCGTCAGCACCGCCTTCAAACGCTTCGATTCTTACTTTAACTCGACCAAGAAAGAGCCCAGGGTCGTTCGCACTGCGGcggaggaagaggaagatgacGACTGGGATTGGGATCGCTGGCGCAAGCACTTCGACGCAATCGACGCCCAGGAGCGCCTCGTCTCAATTTTGAAG TCACAGTTGGGTCGTGCTGTGTATACAGAGGATTATGAGGATGCTGCGAGGCTCAAGGTGGCCATTGCAGCTGCAGCTACGAATGATACCGTTGGCAGAGTGATGTCTCATTGGAAT AAAGCTATAGAGGAAGAGCGTTTCCAGGATGCAGCGTATATGCGAGATAGTGCTGGTGCTGGATTG GTCGGATGGTGGGCTGGCatttcaaaaaatatcaatGATCCTCATGGTCTAATTATTCGAATAACAGCTGAGCATGGAAGATATGTGGCGAGAAGTTATAGCCCTCG GCAACTTGCTACGGCCACAGCTGGTATTCccttgtttgaaatttttcttacaGTAAATAAGAGAGGTGAATACAAACAGCAG GCTGTGTACTTAAAGCGAAGAGGAGTTTTTCGAGACTCTCCAACAGTTCGCTCTAAACCATTGGATGCCACTAGCAGCTTGAATCCATTAGACTCAACTGAAGACAAAAGTGATCTACTTGTTGTGAATTCTGAAGATCCCGAAGATGGTGATGATAGGGACGATAGTTCTGATCTAGCTGAGGGTATATCCAGTTTCCAGAACATCTTAAGAGATATGATTCCTGGTGTAAAGGTCAAGGTCTTAAAAGTGACAGCGCCAGGGAAGGTGGACAGGGATTTGATATCTAAGGTGATTGAGCAGATAattgaggaagaagatgaagagaaggACAATGAGATAGAGAGTGTAGAAGCAGAAGATGAAGTTAATGAGATAAGTGACCTAGAGAGAGATGACATTGAAATGGATGCTGATCCAGGAATTATTGAAAGTGAAGAGCGAAACGAAATTGCAGTTAAAGTTGTTGTTGGTGGACTTGCACAGAAACTCTCCAACAGTGTGCCTACTAAAGATTTACTTCGAGTACCTGCTAATCTAGAGAAGAAGGGACGTttgtcattttccttttctataGAGAAAAACATAAATGAGCAGGATTCTGGTGGCAAGGAACAAGCTTCAGTAGATAAATCAGCTAAGCTTCGAGGTCAACGCAGTATTGACCATGTTATGTTTGATCTTGCAAAATTCATTGGTAGGGAGAAGATACCCTTGAAG GTGCTCAAAGATGTTGGTGAATTAATAAATCTGACTCTCAGCCAGGCTCAAAATTATCAACCACTATCTGGATCGACAACCTTCAATCGCATTGAGCTGCCAACTTCTCTAGATCCTCTAAATG GACTTTACATTGGTGCACATGGGCTGTACTCCTCAGAAGTCATTCATCTGAGACGCAAATTCGGTCAGTGGCAAGAGGATGGTGGTAAAAAGGAGCCTTCAGATCTTGAATTTTATGAATATGTTGAAGCCACAAAACTTACGGGTGATCCTTACGTACCTGCTGGCATG TTTGTCCTTTTGATTCAATAA